A stretch of DNA from Juglans microcarpa x Juglans regia isolate MS1-56 chromosome 5D, Jm3101_v1.0, whole genome shotgun sequence:
TCATGTCTATCGTCATCGTCCTCGAATGGAGGGTCCAATACAGACACTGGACTGCACTGCTCCTTCTCTTCCACTTCTTGGAATTTTTCGAGAGTCCCCGATTCAGAAATCTCTTTTTCCTATTAGAATTCATAACTACGTTAATTAAGACATTAacaattttcacaattgagCCACAATTTTTTTTGCTGAAGTTGTCATCTGAATTTCGTTGGTAAATTTAGATCAAGACCCGGATCATAATTCTTGGTTGTTGACTTCTATCCCCAAGCTTTAGCaaataaagcaaaaaaacaATATTCAAGAAAAAGGAATGTCGGAGTTTATTACTGgtaacaaagaaacaaaaagggatttgtcattttcggaaaaataaTTAGCTAATATAGAGAGATTCGCACGTCGAAGACTTCGACTGGAGTTAGAAGCTTAAATGACATATATAGCCCTTAAAATGGCCTAGTCATTGACAGTTATGATTTACGAGTAACATTTTTGCTGTACTATTGTCATTGATGGCAACATTCCGGCCAACTTCGAAGGATGTGGACAATGTTGCCGACAATTCACAAACCGAGTCAATTGGTACAGTCCAACGCGCACAATATTTTTGTAGGGTAAATTGGGTAATTTCCACCGTGAAATAAAGTAAGAGGCAAAAGAATTCgcgttaaaaaagaaaagacaaaccTCTCTTTTGTGACGACTAGGGATACCGCAGGTGACGTGAACTCCGGGGTCCGACGACCGAGCGATGGACTTCTTTGGAGCACGAAACGGAAAGGGCTTTCGCAAAATTGTTTGTCGCAGCAAGAGAAATCTGCATCTTCTCTCCGTTTGGTTAACAATTCAATGACTTCAGAGTCCACGGATTGGCTACTACTTGAGAAATCGAGGTCCAAAGACCTTTCCTCGTTACTTTCTGACCAAATCGCACTACTAGGCCTACCATTACAAGAACAAGAATAGGTTGTCTCACTGGCACTTTTATCGGAAGCACTTTTTTCCTCCATGGCCACTGTTTTTTTGTGCATTCTTTTCAGGTTTTCGTTGGAAGTTCGGCAAACTGATGAATCCCATTTCAGAATGTCCTTCACTGAGACGTTAATTCTATCGCCTTCAATCTCGCGATTTCTGCCCCAATGGGTCAGTCTCTTTACTATTGACCCAAATAAACCAAATCcatggtttttgttttgggttttggaTTTTGAAGCTGATGACTGTTTCTGAATTCTCAGAGAAGCTTCAAGAAGAATAGCTGCCGTTTTGGCAGGAATGTGGAGGAAAATGGCATTTGGGCTTCTACAAGGGCTCTTGGCCGGAGATGAAAATTCGAAGAGTGGAGATTTCCTGAGGTCCGGGGAGTCGTGGAAGGAGAGAAAGCAAGCGTTTTTGCAGAAGCTTCCAGGAAAGCTCGGCGTTTTGGATATGGATTTTCGTTTCTTGACAGCTTGTAACTGGGTCTTGGGTGAAGGCCCTTTGAGCCGGCAGCGTCTGTCAGCAATGTAGTTCTTGAGAAGGAATGGCTCTTGGTCTTCTTCCAGGAGCTCGTGTAAGTGCTTTTGAGCCATCATTCAGAGTCTGAAAGAACGCGGATAttggcaaaaaaagaaaatgtatttgAAACCTGATTACAGAAGAAAGCTTGCAACTTTCGGCAACATGAAATAGTTGAAGAGATTTCAACTGAAGTGGAAGTTCCGAAGGGGAGGACCGAGGTTGGGGGGGAGCTTGGTAACAAATATaccgcagagagagagagagagaggaaagaataCGGAGACTTCCCGATTCAAATCTGATTGGTATACAACTTCGGGGCAAGGCAGTGtgataaacaaattattataaaataatggatACAAACATGGACAAAAGGTTAAAACTTGGCAGC
This window harbors:
- the LOC121264708 gene encoding uncharacterized protein LOC121264708; this encodes MAQKHLHELLEEDQEPFLLKNYIADRRCRLKGPSPKTQLQAVKKRKSISKTPSFPGSFCKNACFLSFHDSPDLRKSPLFEFSSPAKSPCRSPNAIFLHIPAKTAAILLEASLRIQKQSSASKSKTQNKNHGFGLFGSIVKRLTHWGRNREIEGDRINVSVKDILKWDSSVCRTSNENLKRMHKKTVAMEEKSASDKSASETTYSCSCNGRPSSAIWSESNEERSLDLDFSSSSQSVDSEVIELLTKRREDADFSCCDKQFCESPFRFVLQRSPSLGRRTPEFTSPAVSLVVTKESLGIEVNNQEL